In one window of Fragaria vesca subsp. vesca unplaced genomic scaffold, FraVesHawaii_1.0 scf0513155, whole genome shotgun sequence DNA:
- the LOC101311347 gene encoding RING-H2 finger protein ATL13-like: MLQVLLEIKEAGFSAPPPPISNLESDSFSFGNKVSPSILLIIIILAIIFFVSGLLHLLIRFLLRPPSRDTDDLESVTVLQGQLQQLFHLHDAGVDQSFIDTLPVFNYKAIIGLKNPFDCAVCLCEFEPEDKLRLLPKCSHAFHMECIDTWLLSHSTCPLCRSTLLPEFSQNNTCPPIVLVLESGSVENSREINVSGRDNLAAVGRTGSALGPNSHLGLHGDVELGLSQHKSCEIVTKNEVNPNPAVAVDQEEKVVQVKLGKFRNVDGGEGSSNRNVDARRCFSMGSFAYVMDETSSLQVPIRSSTKKQSSKKPSLPLEPGHRQAMSECDFESRREFKFNGVEAIGSLESQGTNSASITSGNGIGKSKRESFSISKIWLRGKKEKPNVVAADLSRRAFSFRFPGHREGSDESMAKNGGGSRRTISEVDIARWENGGSEGNFSCNSLDSQANAPSFARRTLLWLMGRQNKVVHSSLDPTM; encoded by the coding sequence ATGTTGCAGGTTCTGCTTGAAATCAAAGAAGCAGGATTTTCTGCTCCACCACCTCCAATTTCGAATCTTGAATCAGATAGTTTCAGTTTCGGGAACAAGGTCAGTCCGAGCATATTGCTCATAATCATAATTCTAgccattattttctttgtttccgGTTTGCTTCACCTGCTCATTAGATTCCTTTTAAGACCTCCAAGCAGAGACACAGATGACTTGGAGAGTGTGACTGTTCTTCAAGGCCAGTTACAGCAACTCTTTCATCTGCATGATGCTGGAGTTGACCAGTCCTTCATAGACACCCTTCCTGTGTTTAATTACAAAGCCATTATTGGATTGAAAAATCCATTTGATTGTGCTGTTTGTTTATGTGAGTTTGAGCCTGAAGACAAGCTTAGATTGTTGCCAAAATGTAGCCATGCTTTTCATATGGAGTGTATAGACACTTGGCTCCTGTCTCACTCCACCTGCCCTCTGTGTAGATCCACTTTGCTTCCTGAGTTTTCTCAAAACAATACTTGTCCTCccattgttcttgttcttgaatcGGGAAGTGTTGAAAACTCGAGAGAGATCAATGTTTCTGGTAGAGACAATCTTGCTGCCGTTGGCAGGACAGGTTCTGCTTTGGGTCCTAATTCCCATCTTGGTTTACATGGAGACGTAGAATTGGGCTTGTCTCAACACAAATCTTGCGAAATTGTGACGAAAAATGAAGTGAATCCGAATCCGGCAGTTGCAGTGGATCAAGAGGAAAAGGTAGTGCAAGTGAAGCTAGGCAAGTTCAGGAATGTAGATGGTGGTGAAGGGAGTAGTAATAGAAACGTGGATGCAAGGAGGTGTTTCTCGATGGGGTCTTTTGCTTATGTAATGGATGAGACCTCTTCATTGCAAGTACCCATTAGAAGCTCGACGAAAAAGCAATCTAGCAAGAAGCCCAGTTTGCCTTTAGAACCAGGCCATAGGCAAGCAATGTCCGAATGCGATTTCGAGTCCAGGAGAGAGTTCAAGTTTAATGGGGTAGAAGCTATTGGAAGCCTTGAAAGTCAAGGGACTAATAGTGCTAGCATTACTAGTGGCAATGGCATTGGGAAGAGCAAGAGGGAGAGCTTCTCTATATCAAAGATTTGGCTCAgggggaagaaagaaaagccaAATGTGGTTGCGGCTGACCTGTCTAGGCGGGCCTTCTCGTTCCGGTTTCCAGGGCACCGGGAAGGCTCAGATGAAAGCATGGCCAAGAATGGTGGTGGGAGTAGGAGGACTATTTCTGAAGTTGACATTGCAAGGTGGGAAAATGGAGGGAGTGAGGGGAATTTCAGCTGCAACAGTTTGGATTCTCAAGCAAATGCACCATCTTTTGCAAGAAGGACACTGCTTTGGCTGATGGGAAGACAGAACAAAGTTGTTCATTCATCTTTAGATCCCACTATGTAg